The Bacillota bacterium genome contains a region encoding:
- a CDS encoding site-specific integrase: MNNFGQREFAQLIEASGVKKIRFHDLRHTCATLLLARGMHPKIVQERLGHSNISMTLDRYSHVTPTMQREAAQVMGDILNIR, from the coding sequence ATGAACAACTTTGGGCAGAGGGAGTTCGCCCAGCTAATAGAGGCTTCTGGGGTCAAGAAGATCCGCTTCCATGACCTGCGTCATACATGTGCCACGCTCTTACTTGCCCGCGGGATGCACCCGAAAATCGTACAGGAAAGATTAGGCCATTCCAACATCAGCATGACGCTTGATCGGTACTCGCATGTGACGCCTACCATGCAAAGAGAAGCCGCCCAAGTCATGGGCGACATCCTCAATATACGCTGA